A segment of the Chloroflexota bacterium genome:
ATCAGAATCGCGCCGGCGTAAACCATCACTTGCGCGGCGGCGATGAACGGCGCGCTGAGCAAGACGTACAGCGCCGCGAGCGACACGAACACGACGGCGAGACTGAGCGCGCTGTGCACCGGGTTCCGCAGAGAAATCACGCCGAGCGCGGCAACAACCGCGAGAGCGGCAAACAGGTAAAAGACGATGGCATCCATTTATTTTTTCGCTTGATGAATTGCGTTCGCGATTTCGTTACAATGCGTCGTTTCGTGACTGTAAATGATGACGAGCAAATCCTTCAATTTCACTTCGCCGAAAACCGGATGCTCGCCCTGCAAATCCATTTGCGCTTGCGTTACGGTTTCCAAAAACGCGAGCATCTCGTTGAGCGTCACATCGAGTTCCGCGCGAATCTGCGCGAGCGTCTGCTCTTTGCGCTTGGCGACTTGGCGCGCGTTGTAGGTATCGTTGTCGTACCCTGCCGGCAATTTTGGATCTTCGCCGCGCGCTGCGCGTTGCGCGATGCCAAACATGCCGCGATTCGCGCCGGCGAGATGCGCGACTGCGTCCTTCACCGACCACTCTGACGTCACCGTGATCGCGATGGCTTGCTCGTCGGTCAGCGGCGCAAGCGTGCGCTCCAAGATCGTGT
Coding sequences within it:
- a CDS encoding DinB family protein yields the protein MLKDLDPLVSKLKEAHTILERTLAPLTDEQAIAITVTSEWSVKDAVAHLAGANRGMFGIAQRAARGEDPKLPAGYDNDTYNARQVAKRKEQTLAQIRAELDVTLNEMLAFLETVTQAQMDLQGEHPVFGEVKLKDLLVIIYSHETTHCNEIANAIHQAKK